The following proteins are co-located in the Spinactinospora alkalitolerans genome:
- a CDS encoding (2Fe-2S)-binding protein: MPHIRVTVDGVRYDDQVEARQLLTHYLRERLGKVGTPIGCDTSNCGACTVLMDGLSAKSCSVLAAQADGHDVTTVEGLASDGEWHPVQRSFHENHALQCGYCTPGMIIATIDLLRENPDPSDEEIREGLEGNLCRCTGYANIVRAVRDAAAQMRASGTAPRFVSEPGTGVPRQAAGEGEPLRPAARGGAA, from the coding sequence ATGCCACATATCCGCGTGACCGTCGACGGCGTGCGCTACGACGACCAGGTCGAAGCCCGCCAACTACTCACCCACTACCTGCGCGAACGGCTGGGCAAGGTCGGCACCCCCATCGGGTGCGACACGTCCAACTGCGGCGCGTGCACCGTCCTGATGGACGGGCTGTCCGCGAAGAGCTGCTCGGTCCTGGCCGCCCAGGCCGACGGGCACGACGTCACCACGGTCGAGGGGCTCGCCTCCGACGGCGAGTGGCACCCCGTCCAGCGCTCCTTCCACGAGAACCACGCCCTGCAATGCGGCTACTGCACGCCCGGGATGATCATTGCGACGATCGACCTGCTCCGGGAGAACCCCGACCCCTCCGACGAGGAGATCAGGGAGGGACTCGAAGGCAACCTGTGCCGGTGCACCGGCTACGCCAACATCGTCCGCGCCGTGCGCGACGCCGCGGCGCAGATGCGGGCCAGCGGCACCGCACCGCGTTTCGTGTCCGAGCCGGGGACCGGGGTGCCGCGGCAGGCGGCCGGCGAGGGCGAACCGCTGCGGCCCGCCGCGCGAGGAGGTGCGGCATGA
- a CDS encoding xanthine dehydrogenase family protein molybdopterin-binding subunit — translation MTMTPDAPQLGQARLRKEDARLITGQTTWTDNIQQVGTLHVAFLRSPFAHARITNVDVSAAREQPGVVAAFTGADFAGEQGSLPCAWPVTDDIVVPDHPPMAVEEVRYVGEAVACVVARDAYAAADALEAIEVDFDPMPVVLDMEEAVAEGADLVHASAGTNKSFTWPFSAGDVEGAFSGADVVVTRRYRQQRLIPAAMEPRAVVCRPDGDAFTLWSATQIPHVLRVMLAMTTGIPEHKLRVIAPDVGGGFGSKLQVTAEEVLALLLAKRLGKPVKWTESRSEGFQTTHHGRDQIQDVSIAADSDGRIRGLKVDLLADMGAYLMLVTPGVPILGAFMFPAIYKMDAYSFSCTGVFTTKTPTDAYRGAGRPEATYAIERIMTELAHELNMDPMELRRRNWIAREEFPYTTIAGLTYDSGDYEAATDRAMELFGYDGLRAEQRARRDRGDTVQLGIGISTFTEMCGLAPSRVLGSLSYGAGGWEHASVRMLPTGKVEVVTGSTPHGQGHETAWSQIVADRLGVPFEDVQVLHGDTQVAPKGMDTYGSRSLVVGGTAVVEACDRVVDKARRIAAHMLEAAEGDMEFSGGAFTVRGTSQPAATIQEVALAAFAAHSLPDGVEPSLDADSTFDPENFSYPHGTHLCAVEVDTATGAVRIRSYVAVDDVGAVVNPLIVEGQVHGGLAQGIAQALYEEAVHDADGNLVTSTMADYLLPSAADLPDFTTDRTETPATTNPLGVKGVGEAGTIASTPAVVNAVVDALRPFGVHDVRMPCTPERVWRALSEAGSGGGAVAGSPTSLPADSRASAPPGASAYDEDEGGAQ, via the coding sequence ATGACGATGACACCCGACGCCCCGCAGTTGGGGCAGGCGCGGCTCCGCAAGGAGGACGCCCGGCTGATCACCGGCCAGACCACCTGGACCGACAACATCCAGCAGGTCGGAACGCTGCACGTGGCGTTCCTGCGCAGCCCGTTCGCGCACGCCCGGATCACGAACGTCGACGTCTCCGCCGCACGCGAGCAGCCCGGCGTGGTCGCAGCCTTCACCGGGGCCGACTTCGCCGGCGAGCAGGGCAGCCTGCCGTGCGCGTGGCCGGTCACCGACGACATCGTGGTCCCCGACCACCCGCCCATGGCGGTGGAGGAGGTCCGCTACGTCGGCGAGGCCGTGGCCTGCGTGGTGGCGCGCGACGCCTACGCCGCGGCCGACGCCCTGGAGGCGATCGAGGTCGACTTCGACCCGATGCCCGTGGTGCTGGACATGGAGGAGGCCGTCGCCGAGGGCGCCGACCTGGTGCACGCCTCCGCGGGCACGAACAAGTCGTTCACCTGGCCGTTCTCGGCGGGCGACGTCGAGGGGGCGTTCTCCGGCGCCGACGTCGTGGTGACCCGCCGCTACCGGCAGCAGCGGCTGATCCCCGCCGCGATGGAGCCGCGCGCGGTGGTGTGCCGCCCCGACGGCGACGCGTTCACCCTGTGGTCGGCCACCCAGATCCCGCACGTGCTGCGGGTGATGCTGGCGATGACGACCGGCATCCCCGAGCACAAGCTACGGGTCATCGCCCCCGACGTCGGCGGCGGGTTCGGGTCGAAGCTGCAGGTGACGGCCGAGGAGGTCCTCGCGCTGCTGCTCGCCAAGCGGCTGGGCAAGCCGGTGAAGTGGACGGAGTCGCGCTCCGAGGGATTCCAGACCACGCACCACGGCCGCGACCAGATCCAGGACGTCTCGATCGCCGCCGACTCCGACGGCCGGATCCGGGGCCTGAAGGTCGACCTGCTGGCCGACATGGGCGCCTACCTGATGCTGGTGACCCCGGGCGTGCCGATCCTGGGCGCGTTCATGTTCCCGGCGATCTACAAGATGGACGCCTACTCCTTCAGCTGCACCGGGGTCTTCACGACCAAGACGCCGACGGACGCCTACCGGGGCGCCGGCCGCCCCGAGGCCACCTACGCGATCGAGCGGATCATGACCGAGCTCGCCCACGAGCTGAACATGGATCCGATGGAGCTGCGGCGGCGCAACTGGATCGCCCGTGAGGAGTTCCCCTACACCACCATCGCCGGGCTCACCTACGACTCCGGCGACTACGAGGCGGCCACCGACCGCGCCATGGAGCTGTTCGGCTACGACGGCCTGCGCGCCGAGCAGCGGGCCCGCCGCGACCGCGGCGACACCGTCCAGTTGGGCATCGGCATCTCCACGTTCACGGAGATGTGCGGGCTGGCACCGTCGCGGGTGCTGGGCTCGCTGTCCTACGGCGCCGGGGGGTGGGAGCACGCCTCGGTGCGGATGCTGCCCACCGGCAAGGTCGAGGTGGTCACCGGCTCGACCCCGCACGGGCAGGGCCACGAGACCGCGTGGAGCCAGATCGTCGCCGACCGGCTGGGCGTGCCGTTCGAGGACGTCCAGGTCCTGCACGGCGACACCCAGGTCGCGCCCAAGGGCATGGACACCTACGGCTCGCGCTCGCTCGTGGTGGGCGGCACCGCGGTGGTGGAGGCGTGCGACAGGGTGGTCGACAAGGCCCGCCGGATCGCCGCGCACATGCTGGAGGCGGCAGAGGGCGACATGGAGTTCTCCGGGGGCGCGTTCACCGTGCGCGGCACCTCGCAGCCCGCCGCGACGATCCAGGAGGTCGCGCTGGCGGCGTTCGCGGCGCACTCGCTGCCCGACGGCGTGGAGCCGTCGCTGGACGCCGACTCCACGTTCGACCCGGAGAACTTCTCCTACCCGCACGGCACCCACCTGTGCGCGGTCGAGGTCGACACCGCCACCGGCGCCGTGCGGATCAGGTCCTACGTGGCCGTCGACGACGTCGGCGCGGTGGTCAACCCGCTGATCGTGGAGGGCCAGGTGCACGGGGGGCTGGCGCAGGGGATCGCCCAGGCGCTGTACGAGGAGGCCGTCCACGACGCCGACGGCAACCTGGTCACCTCCACGATGGCCGACTACCTGCTGCCGTCGGCGGCGGACCTGCCCGACTTCACGACCGACCGGACCGAGACGCCGGCGACCACGAACCCGCTGGGTGTCAAGGGCGTGGGCGAGGCCGGCACGATCGCGTCCACGCCGGCCGTGGTCAACGCGGTCGTCGACGCGCTGCGGCCGTTCGGCGTGCACGACGTGCGGATGCCGTGCACGCCGGAGCGGGTGTGGCGGGCCCTGTCCGAGGCCGGCTCCGGCGGCGGCGCGGTCGCCGGGTCGCCGACCAGCCTGCCCGCGGATTCGCGGGCGAGCGCGCCGCCCGGGGCTTCGGCCTACGACGAGGACGAGGGAGGTGCGCAGTGA
- a CDS encoding FAD binding domain-containing protein, whose translation MIPPRFEYVKPGDVTEAVRVLGESEEAKVLAGGQSLMPLLRFRLAYPDVVVDLGGLDELRGIRDEGPSLWIGAMTTHYEVVRDPLVEAHCALLAQATGTVADPAVRHRGTLGGSLSHADPAGDLPAVALTLDAEFLVTGPGGQRSIPAAEFFVDYLTTALEPDDVLTAVRIPKWDGWSFHYEKFTRTAQSWAIVGVAAAVRRGDGEIAEARVGLTNMGSTPVRAHGVESAMAGVPAQAEALHDASAGADAETEPPSDVNGQADYRRHLARVLTGRALAKAAGV comes from the coding sequence GTGATTCCTCCGCGCTTCGAGTACGTGAAGCCGGGCGACGTCACCGAGGCGGTCCGGGTGCTGGGCGAGAGCGAAGAGGCCAAGGTGCTGGCCGGCGGGCAGAGCCTGATGCCGCTGCTGCGCTTCCGGCTGGCCTATCCCGACGTCGTGGTGGACCTGGGCGGCCTGGACGAGCTGCGCGGCATCCGCGACGAGGGCCCGTCCCTGTGGATCGGGGCGATGACGACCCACTACGAGGTGGTGCGCGACCCGCTGGTCGAGGCGCACTGCGCGCTCCTGGCGCAGGCCACGGGCACGGTGGCCGACCCGGCGGTGCGGCACCGCGGCACGCTCGGCGGGTCCCTGTCGCACGCCGACCCGGCCGGCGACCTGCCGGCGGTCGCGCTCACCCTGGACGCCGAGTTCCTGGTGACCGGGCCCGGCGGGCAGCGCTCGATCCCGGCCGCCGAGTTCTTCGTGGACTACCTGACCACCGCGCTGGAGCCCGACGACGTGCTCACGGCGGTGCGGATTCCGAAGTGGGACGGCTGGTCGTTCCACTACGAGAAGTTCACCCGCACCGCTCAGTCGTGGGCCATCGTGGGCGTCGCGGCGGCGGTCCGGCGCGGTGACGGCGAGATCGCCGAGGCGCGGGTGGGGCTGACCAACATGGGCAGCACGCCCGTGCGGGCCCACGGCGTGGAGTCGGCGATGGCGGGCGTACCGGCGCAGGCCGAAGCGCTGCACGACGCTTCGGCCGGGGCCGACGCCGAGACCGAGCCGCCCAGCGACGTCAACGGGCAGGCCGACTACCGCCGCCACCTGGCCCGGGTGCTGACTGGGCGGGCCCTGGCCAAGGCCGCGGGGGTCTGA
- a CDS encoding SRPBCC family protein: MSTRLNNEFTVPVPVERAWAVLLDVERIAPCMPGATLDSVEGDTFTGRVKVKVGPITVTYRGEARFTGKDEAARVVGITANGKEARGTGTASADVTATLREEGSATRVTVQTDLNVTGRVAQFGRGVMADVSAKLVDKFAANLAAELERDTAEGGAGAAESGEEAAKGGEGSEAGAVEAAEAVPVAQDAQAPGPVPTPRPAPGPPPVAPRSPAAGHREDGESLDLLDIAGGPALKRALPAIAFAAALLLLLRQILKHRRKGRRG, translated from the coding sequence ATGAGCACGCGACTGAACAACGAGTTCACGGTTCCCGTCCCGGTGGAGCGGGCGTGGGCGGTGCTACTGGACGTCGAGCGGATCGCCCCGTGCATGCCGGGCGCGACGCTGGACTCGGTGGAGGGGGACACGTTCACCGGCCGGGTCAAGGTCAAGGTCGGCCCGATCACCGTGACCTACCGCGGTGAGGCCCGCTTCACCGGCAAGGACGAGGCGGCCCGCGTCGTCGGCATCACGGCGAACGGCAAGGAGGCGCGCGGGACCGGCACCGCGTCGGCCGACGTCACGGCCACCCTGCGGGAGGAGGGCTCGGCCACCCGGGTGACGGTGCAGACCGACCTCAACGTCACGGGGCGCGTGGCGCAGTTCGGGCGCGGCGTGATGGCCGACGTCAGCGCGAAGCTGGTCGACAAATTCGCCGCGAACCTCGCCGCCGAACTGGAGCGCGACACCGCCGAAGGCGGCGCGGGAGCCGCGGAGAGCGGCGAGGAGGCCGCGAAGGGCGGCGAGGGGAGTGAGGCCGGAGCCGTGGAGGCGGCCGAGGCCGTGCCCGTCGCGCAGGACGCGCAGGCCCCCGGCCCGGTTCCCACTCCTCGCCCCGCGCCCGGCCCCCCGCCCGTGGCGCCGCGGTCCCCCGCGGCCGGCCACCGCGAGGACGGCGAATCCCTCGATCTCCTCGACATCGCCGGCGGCCCCGCCCTCAAGCGCGCCCTCCCGGCGATCGCCTTCGCCGCGGCCCTCCTGCTCCTGCTCAGGCAGATCCTGAAGCACCGAAGGAAGGGGCGGAGGGGCTGA